The DNA window TGATACATAAGCTAAGGCTAAGAGAGATTAAGACTATTGTTTACATTAAAATAATAGGATTCCCTTGGGAAGAAGATCTTTGCTGCAAGCGCAGATCACTGAATACTGCCCAATTCACATGTGCATGAACCACTACAATGCCGCCGAGTTAGTAGCCCTTAGCTTCTTTATACTATATCATGGAAATTCCAaccctttcattattattattatttaaaccaCCCACTTGTTTGGTTTGCTTTATGTTTATATCAtgtcataataaataaataaatttgaaggTATGTATGTATCTATAAGAGAGGCCTAAGAATAAAGATTTCAACCTCTTTATAATTATCCTTCTATCTACAAGCATGATCACGGGTAAGGATATTTACGATGTGTTTGCAGCTATTGTGCCACTCTATGTGGCTATGATCTTAGCATATGGTTCTGTTCGGTGGTGGAAGATCTTCACGCCGGACCAATGCTCCGGGATTAACCGCTTCGTTGCGGTCTTTGCAGTTCCACTCCTCTCTTTCCACTTCATCTCCTCCAATGACCCTTACGCCATGAACTACCACTTCATAGCAGCCGATTCTCTTCAGAAGCTTGTCATCTTGGCTGCGCTTTTTCTATGGAACACCTTCACAAAACACGGTACCTTGGATTGGACCATCACCCTCTTCTCACTCTCCACTCTCCCAAACACACTCGTCATGGGAATCCCTCTCCTCAAGGCCATGTACGGCGACTTCTCCGGCACCCTCATGGTCCAAATCGTTGTCTTGCAGAGCGTTATATGGTACACTCTCATGCTCTTCATGTTCGAATACAGGGGTGCTAAGCTTCTTATCTCCGAGCAGTTCCCGGAGACTGCAGGCTCCATCACCTCCTTCAGGGTTGACTCCGATGTGGTGTCCCTCAACGGCAGGGATCCACTGCAAGCGGATGCAGAGATTGGTGAAGATGGAAAGCTTCATGTTGTGGTGAAGAGATCAGGTGCTTCCTCCATGATATCTTCCTTCAACAAGTCTCATTTAACTTCCATGACTCCTCGAGCTTCCAATCTCACCGGTGTTGAGATCTATTCCGTTCAATCATCCAGGGAACCAACACCCAGAGCTTCCAGTTTCAATCAAACGGACTTCTTCGCCATGTTTAATGCAAGCAAAGCACCCAGTCCCAAACACGGTTACACCAATGGCGAGTACTCCAAAGGAGCGACTCCGAGGACATCGAATTTTGAAGAGGAGATGACGATGAAGATGCATAATAAGAAAAGAGGAGCGAGAAGCATGAGTGGCGAACTGTTCAACTCTTCTTATCCGCCTCCGAACCCTATGTTTTCAGGATCTACAAGCGGcttaaagaagaaagatggcgGCGGCAGCGGAACTACTCCTCCTAACAACAAGGAGTTGCACATGTTTGTATGGAGTTCAAGCGCTTCCCCAGTCTCTGAGGGGAATCTCAGACAAGCTGTTCATAGTGCTGCATCTACTGATTTTGATAAGGCGGTTACACCAGAGACTCTTGCCTCCAAAGGTAATAATTAATAACccttaaataatttgataagtttgactaaattattatctaatagtTTAACTGTACCTTATTTTCTATCAATAATTAACTGGTAAAAACTTAGGTGCAGtcgatttcacgtgaagttaatagttaagggccattagataaaaattgagtCAAATCATGTAACGGCTCttagttatcaacttcacgtaaagttttTAGATTTTTGAGAGAGTAGAGTGTAATGCATGTGTGCATGAATGCATGCAGCTGTGCAAGAGTTGATTGAGAACATGAGTCCAGCACGTAGAGAGGCGGAGATTGAGGAAGGAGGAGGGAAGAAGGTGGTGGAGATGGAAGAAGGAGATGCAAAGaagaagcaacacatgccgCCGGCAAGTGTGATGACAAGGCTCATCCTCATCATGGTTTGGAGGAAACTGATTAGAAATCCAAATACTTATTCAAGCCTTTTGGGACTCACATGGTCTCTCATATCATTTAGATTTCACATAGAAATGCCGAGTATTGTAAAAGGATCCATATCTATACTCTCTGACGCAGGTCTTGGAATGGCCATGTTCAGTCTAGGTACTTGTCTTTAATTTGTCTCTTGTTCAAACCCTTTAATTTCTGTGTATTATTGTATGTTTTTGTTTAATGGTTTAATTTTCAGGTCTGTTCATGGCATTGCAGCCGAAGATAATTGCATGTGGAAAATCTGTTGCGGCGTTTTCTATGGCAGTTAGGTTCTTGACAGGTCCAGCTGTGATTGCTGCTACCTCCATTGGCATTGGTATTCGAGGAGTTCTACTGCATGTTGCAATTGTTCAGGTCAATGCATGCAATTCCctactactactaataataatattatatatatatacttgttaattaaattattattaactaaGCCATTGATTCATCAGGCTGCACTTCCCCAGGGTATTGTTCCCTTTGTGTTCGCCAAAGAATACAATCTCCACGCGGATATACTCAGCACTGCGTAAGTCGCATTTATTTTCCTGTAAAAACTCAAGTTGTCAATTTCAAAGTAAAGTTGATAATTAAGATtccgttaaataaaaatttagtcaaatccatcaaattatttaacggtTTTTGATTATTAACTTTATACTGAAttgactgcacctgaattttttcttaattaattaataatgtgattatattaattaagactTAAGAATATATGTGCAGGGTTATATTTGGAATGCTGGTAGCATTGCCCATAACAATTCTTTACTACGTGCTCCTTGGACTCTAATCAGAATCTATCTAGCTACTTATCTTGGAAGAAACTAAACAAGTGTGTGATGCTGTACAAGATATAATATATAGTAGTATAGTACTATTGATTCATATCaaagttttgattttatttgttGCAAAATTTCTAGCTATTATAGATCAGCCTTAATTATTAGAGATgttcacatttttattttgaattttggtaaCACCAATATCAATGTAGCAAATCGTATCAAGCAATTTAATGTAAGAATTTTACTTTGGCTACGTGATTAACGGTAGCACTGGTCAAGACTCAAGAGAATGGCCTCATTCTAagtattgaaattaattaaaagccTGAACTCATGGCACGAAAACTCGTCATTAGTAGTAAACTCTACATTTTATACTAATATTAATCttcacattattaaaatatactcATTGACTTATATATGCATCGCCAATTCTATCATGGTAACAATCGCATTtccaataatatttaataacattCAACTCTAGTTTAGTCTTTACAAGCCATGTGACTTACATAGATGATAGTAAACGGCTCTAATTAgagcaaaattattaattcatgTTACCTTCTTGCATCTTATTAATATCTGTTAGAAGATAATATTAATGGTTATATTTGTAATAATTATACGTTGTTGCAAGCATTTTATTATGAAAACTTTTAAACATGTACTGGTTGACCAACGCAAGGTTCTTGGAAATGATAGATAAGTCTAAAATCATTTGTATTTGGTACATAAGACAAAAATAATGCATTAATCAAAGTAATGAGATTAGATCAGAGACATGACATGTGTCCAAGTTCCTTATAATCTCACCAATATCATCCATGCTTATGAGCAGGAATCAGCGGTGTCTGtgcttaagatagaatttaaGAAACACACAAGTGAGCACCGTAAtgagatatatataaaaattaattgaaacaagaagaatcaATTTGAGTTGTGAGTACAACATGTTGTGGATCACGTGCAACTCCAAAAGGGTGTCTTgtcctttttatattattgcTAATATGAGTTCCAATTTGGAAGGTAGTAAGAGAAAAATGGATTGGCAGCATTATATTGCACATGAATGTTGTCGCTGTTCCAGGTACCTCTCAGACAATTATTCAATAAACAAAGTTTGTGTAAACAATGGTTTCGACAAGGAACTCTGGGCCCCATGTGGGGAACGCCCTCCTTGCCCGATTTATTAGTTAAGACATGAcgcaaatataaatataattttgttttctttgttaaatACAGATCCTGAATGATTAAGAGTACAGACAGACAAATTATGTAGTCAAGAGATTCCTTttgtaaataactaaaattgaatgtcctatgtttatatataaatgattaattttagtaattaattttaatgtataaataatatttttttatgcaaaatttattcactgattaataaatcaaatattatggtgaaaaaatttgatgtgaagttgatagttgagagtcgttagatgatttgactgatttgactaaatttttatctattaattctcaactatcaactttacgtaAAGTCGACtccacctgaattttcaccaaATACCATTTATAACTACATTTAAATATCATTTATAACTCCATTTAAATTTCTGGCATCAAACTACATGTACTGTATCACTTTGACAACATCTTCCATTGGATGAAACTAATTAAAGGATAAGTTTGAGATAGAGTAAATGATGATCGATGATATCTTAATTAAAATCATAGACACCTTGGTTTAGCTGTGAATAATCGTTGTTAAATTATtctaagagaataaaaaatggcAATTGTTGATGGAGTAAAAGAAAGAGGCGagtagtaaaaagaaaaaatggaagaagTGAAATGAATTGTTCATGAGTAGTTGGTGAAGTAATTACGAGGCGAGAAGAGGCGGCGAGGTGAGAAGATTCCCATGTAACGCGGTGAAGCAAGAGTATCAATGGGCTTATAATCCGGCATTACGAAAGCTTCGCGTTCTTCATGGCTGCTGCTCCTCTTCGTTTCTCCTCCATTACTGAACGTTTTGTACTTCACCAACTTTCCAACCCATGACTTCTTCTTCGTTGATGGGCTCTCCGACGACGACGACGGAGAGTTCATCTTCTGATAGAGGTACCCCTTCACGGCATATAAGCCTTGTTCCACCACTTCTAGTGGCGGCGACATGAGCGGATTACCATCGACACAAAGCTTCTGGAGCTTGTTGAGACAGGCAATGGAAGGAGGCAAGGAGGTGATTCTGTTGTAGCTGATGTCGAGTTCGACGAGGGAGAAGATAAGACCGAGGGAGCAAGGGAGAGAACGGAGGAAGTGAAAGTTCTGGCTGATGTTGAGGGTTTCAAGGCTGACGAGTTTTTCGAGGTCTTCGGGGAGAGAGCGGAGGCAGTTGAGGCGGGCGTCCAGGAGCTTGAGAGAGGTGAGGTTTGAGGTGGAGCGTGGAAGGAAGAGTAGTTTATTGGAGTTTACTGATAACTTCTTCAGCTTTCTGAGTTCCAAACCAATATTTTCTGGAAGCTGTATCAGTTTGTTGAAGTTGGCGTTTAGTTCCTCCAATGATTTGCAATTGTCAATGGTTTTTGGAAGGTATTGGATCATGTTTCCAGCCACATTCAAGACCTTCAGTTTACACAGGCAGCCAATGGAGTTTGGCAGCCTTCTAAGCTGGTTCGAGTGCACATCCAGCACCACCAAATTCACCAATCTTGCTGTCAATGACTCCGGAATATTCTGTCACAACATGTCAATACGTCAAAGGTACAAACAATCCATCGTTTCATCGCtaacaaagaaaagagaaatgtttCAGAATTTATTGTCTTTCACTATTActagtaattaatttaattttacttttttttagtttagtttatttagtttaataatttaataatatattttatcttatacttttaaatattaataattaattattcactaaaaatatattattagattacTAAACTAAAGGATTAACTTATAactaaaaatgataaatttggAAAATTTGCAATTTTGAAGTAGTTATCCTCTTATTTAAATGCTTGTATTATCGTTAAATAATAGTGAAAACTCAGATGAAGTTGACTTCATATGAAGTTGATATCTAAGagtcgttagataaaaatttagtcagtcaaatcatctaatatCTCTCAAATAttagatatcaacttcacgtgacgTACTTGAATTTACAAATTTGTTGTATTTGTAATTACCTGTAGATTGTTGTTAGAGAGGTCCAACTTGCAAATGATGGCCAAGTTAAGAGAAGGGTTGGGAAGGGAGTCCAAAGACATGCCACTGAGGTCCACAATCTCAAGCCTCTCTTCCTCTATGCCTCTGCTCCAGCTGCTGCTGCCGCCGCCGCTCCTCTCCGCCTTCTTAATCATCGGCTGCTGTTGCACGTACAACATCgttagataataataataagcacCATCTTTTGTTATTTCGTCATTTCTTCCTCCAATTCCATCTACAATAATATTGGAACTAAATTATTGTACATCACTTGAGAAGATAATGgaataatgaaaattaaagagTGATGGAGTGTGATTGGATTTAAATGGAAGAGGGAAGAACGAGGGGACGTACGGATTAGAAGGAATTGAAGTAGAAGACGGTTAAAGTATAGTGATTATTAGTGAATACACAAGCCACTTGTTTTGGTGCTGACGTAGGATCATATCACACTATATACAACGTGACACAAGACAACCAAGTACAACAACCGTATACTTAGGTTTTTACCTGCTCACGTTGATAAAGTCAACCACACACATTTTTATTAACATGTTAAGTTTTCTACATGTTATTTGCATTATTcttttaatgtattttatataaaatttttattttttatgtaaaattaaatacaataaaaaatcaaattcaacaaatatatgaaaaaagaaagagagacaaAGGGAAACTTATAAAAGGTGATAAGTTTAGTTGTTGTTTATGTCGTTatctaaaatgaaaaatatgattatgtaccaaaaaataatacaattaatttttttggtgactaaataaaaaaaataaaaaaatagaattaattggttaggttcatttattttataggtaaaataaaaaaataataataaaatatcacactttatcttttaaaataaaaatccaaaatttacaACAGAATTCTTATAACGGGCCTGCCACACATACAAGCAAAAAGGCCCTACAAGTATTACAAGTTCCCAGCCCAGATTTCATTCACACGCGCAGTCACTCACTTTGAATGGAGCGTAAAATACACGCGCGCCACTCAACGGTTGCGCTTTGCGAAAAGCGCTCCTTAACAGCACACTCTTCCACTTCTCCAAGCCATTCGAAGAAAACGCAAACCGTTCATTTTCGAGCAACATTACAAACTGCAGAGATAGAACTCGTTGCGAAGATTCGAACTCTCCATCAACACAACATAGAACTCTCCATCAAAAGACGAAGTTATAATACTCAAGGTATGTTACGTTACTATTTTACTCATCTTGTATATTTTTCACATTTCGAAATCAAAGAACTAGGTTATACTGTTCTTCTACgttcttctaggttttactgttcttcttgttctagGCCTCATTTTACAGTTTTTAATGTTCTACTTGTTCTAAGTTTTACTGTTATTCTTGGTTCTAGGTTATACTGTTCTTCTTCGTTGTTCTAGGTGTTACTGTTGTTGTTATTCTAGTTCTTCTGGTAACCAATTTTTGAGAGTATATTGTGTAATTTGGTGGGTATATATGGAGTAATTTGTTGGGTGTGTATGGCataatttgttgggtgtatatttatGAACTGATATACTGTAATATAGTCAACCGTTGCAACTGTTCTAATATTTGCTTGTCCATGGGTGTATATTGCTTGACCTTGTAATGTTGCTTGACCTTGTATATTAatgcatgtttgagtgatatctgactgatatctatgggtgtatctgactgatatctatgggcgtatctgactcatatctatgggtgtatcttactgatatctatgggtgtatcttactgatatctatgggtgtatctgaatcatatctatgggtgtatttttttatttcagaaaaGATAGCAGGCAGAAACCAAGATGcaaaaaatgtaagaacaaatatatgtcTTAGATGAAATCAGTTTTATGTAATAGAAATATATTTGACTataattttgctttgtttacagCAAACCAAAGACTTTAAGTGTGCAACCCATTTGTTAAGTGAGAAATTTAGAAACATGAgcgagaaaaaaaattgttaggaATTTGGGATTTGGTGGCCTGACGCATATCCCGCCACTAAGGGTGCATCACCAAATATTAAGGGAGTTGGCTAACTCCTTTAAATTAGGGGAAAATAGACTCGAAACGGGCTACGGTTCATTTAAAGTAACACCAAAAAAATAGGGGTTGCGCTTGGCATCAATGCGTCAGGTAACTTGCTACAAACATAGGTGTATATGAGCCATATTCAGGTGTGTTTCAATtgatttttgggtgtatttgaactGATTTTCATACTATgttattttcctttttgtaggagatctacTTCCTCGGAAAGTCAATTATAAGGATCTTTCTGAaaatgacaaacaaatttttagaaGATTTCAGggtaaaaccctaaaaaatctgacagatgagatgatggCTATTGCCGTTGATAATGAACAGGATCGCCTCATATTCAAGAGAATTTTCATCCTCTATATACAGATGGCGTTCTTGTTACCAAcgacaataaacaaaatctcaGCTGTGCACATGGCCCCAATTTTCAAGATGGACACAATAACAGAGTGGAACTGGAGAGGAcatgttttgaattttattatcaaGGGCATAACAGATTACaaggtgaaaaagaaaaaggcaatTGATGGCTGCCTCTTTGCCCTGATGATAATTTACTttcatttatcaaaaaataaagacaagaagAGGGTAGAAAGACCTTCAGAACCCTGAATTGCCAACTGGAGTAAGGAGCAGTTGGTTGAAAGAATGAGGGCAGAAATGGAGGATCATATGGTAAGTGAACAAAAtatcttgggtgtattttatttacctgaatgctgctaactaaaatttttaatgtttcatGAGATTGTAAAGATGGCCGACacaaaggaaaaaatgaaagaaataaagaaaaaagaaaaaaagaagaaaaaaaaacaaaaaaaggaaggcgagttcaacatcatcatctgaGACTGAAACAACTGAAAGTGACCATTCTACCTCTGAATCTGAGACTGAGGAAGACTCAGAGGATTCAACAAGAAAACAACCCAACCGGAAAGCCAAAAAGTAAGTAACAcacttgggtgtattttgtttatcaagttgggtgtattttgtttatcCACTTAggtgtattttgtttatcaaaTTGGGTGTACTTTGttcattcatttgggtgtaccttgtgcattcatttgggtgtattttatcccttttattatgtttttaaatatgattgtttgccttccagaatggagtccaaaaaagaaagaagattcaGGAGGATTCTGATTCAGAATCTGAATCAACTGATGAGTAATGTTCTGAAATTATTACTCCTTTCCTTTAGGTTTATTATCAAGATTTCATGTATTAACAGAGTGTCTCTGATTAACTTATAGAAGCGAAGAATCATCACTAGTGGAGaagcaaaaaacaaagaaaaagactgaGAGAACACCAAAAAAGTAAGCACTTCTTTGGATAGTGTTCTGTGATcatattaattttgtatttctgaTTCATACTTATTTTTCCCCCCAGGACACAATCCTAAAAGAAAAAGGTCATTGTGCAGGATTCATCTCCTGAGCAAG is part of the Arachis duranensis cultivar V14167 chromosome 1, aradu.V14167.gnm2.J7QH, whole genome shotgun sequence genome and encodes:
- the LOC107496493 gene encoding auxin efflux carrier component 2 — translated: MITGKDIYDVFAAIVPLYVAMILAYGSVRWWKIFTPDQCSGINRFVAVFAVPLLSFHFISSNDPYAMNYHFIAADSLQKLVILAALFLWNTFTKHGTLDWTITLFSLSTLPNTLVMGIPLLKAMYGDFSGTLMVQIVVLQSVIWYTLMLFMFEYRGAKLLISEQFPETAGSITSFRVDSDVVSLNGRDPLQADAEIGEDGKLHVVVKRSGASSMISSFNKSHLTSMTPRASNLTGVEIYSVQSSREPTPRASSFNQTDFFAMFNASKAPSPKHGYTNGEYSKGATPRTSNFEEEMTMKMHNKKRGARSMSGELFNSSYPPPNPMFSGSTSGLKKKDGGGSGTTPPNNKELHMFVWSSSASPVSEGNLRQAVHSAASTDFDKAVTPETLASKAVQELIENMSPARREAEIEEGGGKKVVEMEEGDAKKKQHMPPASVMTRLILIMVWRKLIRNPNTYSSLLGLTWSLISFRFHIEMPSIVKGSISILSDAGLGMAMFSLGLFMALQPKIIACGKSVAAFSMAVRFLTGPAVIAATSIGIGIRGVLLHVAIVQAALPQGIVPFVFAKEYNLHADILSTAVIFGMLVALPITILYYVLLGL
- the LOC107458473 gene encoding plant intracellular Ras-group-related LRR protein 6 — its product is MLYVQQQPMIKKAERSGGGSSSWSRGIEEERLEIVDLSGMSLDSLPNPSLNLAIICKLDLSNNNLQNIPESLTARLVNLVVLDVHSNQLRRLPNSIGCLCKLKVLNVAGNMIQYLPKTIDNCKSLEELNANFNKLIQLPENIGLELRKLKKLSVNSNKLLFLPRSTSNLTSLKLLDARLNCLRSLPEDLEKLVSLETLNISQNFHFLRSLPCSLGLIFSLVELDISYNRITSLPPSIACLNKLQKLCVDGNPLMSPPLEVVEQGLYAVKGYLYQKMNSPSSSSESPSTKKKSWVGKLVKYKTFSNGGETKRSSSHEEREAFVMPDYKPIDTLASPRYMGIFSPRRLFSPRNYFTNYS